The following coding sequences lie in one bacterium genomic window:
- a CDS encoding HD domain-containing protein: MERVCIRDIRSDGFTGKEVIDFYALRKIELKTKESDGKAYLNLELGDATGRIDGVMWNEAEKAFKEVSQGDVVQIKGLAGRYKDNPQLRVENIRRAGAEEYRLEHFMAGSDKTRAELEAGIRAEMASVKNPALAKLLKAFFDDPDFLDKFLAAPAAKLWHHAHLGGLAEHTLGVCRLARAALNNYQLLDADLLLTGCLLHDMGKMREFAVTTFIDYSDEGRLVGHVVLGDQMLMERVPRVKDFPKELEKRLRHMILAHHGEKEKGSPVVPSTLEALIVHHCDYMDSHAAAFTRIIKREGLQNKRWSDYVNLIDRYIYLAKSEDQSGGERDSELMLF, from the coding sequence ATGGAACGGGTATGCATCAGGGACATCAGGTCTGATGGTTTTACGGGAAAAGAAGTGATAGATTTTTACGCCCTGCGCAAGATAGAGCTGAAGACCAAGGAATCGGACGGCAAGGCCTACCTTAACCTGGAGCTGGGAGACGCCACCGGCCGGATCGACGGGGTGATGTGGAACGAGGCCGAAAAAGCCTTCAAGGAAGTATCCCAGGGCGACGTGGTCCAGATCAAGGGCCTGGCCGGAAGATACAAGGACAATCCCCAGCTGAGGGTGGAGAACATCCGCCGGGCCGGCGCGGAAGAATACCGGCTGGAGCACTTCATGGCAGGCTCGGACAAGACCCGGGCCGAGCTGGAGGCCGGGATCCGGGCGGAGATGGCCTCGGTGAAGAACCCGGCGCTGGCCAAGCTGCTCAAGGCGTTCTTCGACGACCCGGATTTCCTGGACAAGTTCCTGGCGGCCCCGGCCGCCAAGCTGTGGCACCACGCCCACCTGGGCGGATTGGCCGAGCACACCCTGGGGGTCTGCCGGCTGGCCCGGGCCGCGCTCAACAACTACCAGCTGTTGGACGCCGACCTGCTGTTGACAGGCTGTCTGCTGCACGACATGGGCAAGATGCGGGAGTTCGCCGTCACCACCTTCATAGACTATTCCGACGAGGGGCGGCTGGTGGGGCACGTGGTGCTGGGCGACCAGATGCTGATGGAGCGGGTCCCCAGGGTCAAGGATTTTCCCAAGGAGCTGGAGAAACGCTTAAGGCACATGATCCTGGCCCATCACGGCGAAAAGGAGAAGGGCAGCCCGGTGGTTCCTTCCACTCTGGAGGCCCTGATCGTCCACCATTGCGATTACATGGATTCCCACGCCGCGGCCTTTACCCGGATCATCAAACGGGAGGGCCTGCAGAACAAGCGCTGGAGCGACTACGTCAATTTGATAGACCGCTACATCTACCTGGCCAAAAGCGAGGACCAGTCGGGCGGGGAAAGGGATAGCGAGCTAATGCTGTTTTAA
- a CDS encoding DUF4113 domain-containing protein — protein RHGIRNALQLRDANDNWIRKHMTVTGLRTVEELRGNPCIEGQETPPPKQCIMTSRSFGRDIHAKEDLEQAAAEFTAMCAEKLRKQRSKASLLTVFIASNSFRDEPQYSNSVTLGLPEPTDYTPRLLELAGRGLKSIFKPGYSYKRAGVLLSGIGPRDTVQTDLLASCRESPGEYRIMQAVDAVNIRLGRGAIKYAAAGVDRPWRMNQKKLSPRYTTNWSDVPVVRA, from the coding sequence ACCGTCACGGCATCCGGAACGCCCTGCAACTGCGGGACGCCAACGACAACTGGATCAGGAAACACATGACCGTGACGGGCCTGCGCACGGTGGAGGAACTGCGGGGCAATCCCTGCATCGAGGGACAGGAGACCCCGCCGCCCAAGCAGTGCATCATGACCTCGCGCTCCTTCGGCCGGGACATCCACGCCAAGGAGGACCTGGAGCAGGCGGCGGCCGAGTTCACCGCCATGTGCGCCGAGAAGCTGAGAAAACAGAGGTCAAAGGCTTCACTGCTGACGGTGTTCATCGCCAGCAACAGCTTTCGGGACGAGCCCCAGTACTCCAACTCCGTCACTTTGGGCTTGCCCGAACCCACCGATTACACCCCCCGCCTGCTGGAGCTGGCCGGCCGGGGTCTTAAAAGCATCTTCAAGCCGGGCTATTCCTACAAACGGGCCGGGGTGCTGCTTTCGGGCATCGGGCCGAGGGACACCGTGCAGACGGACCTGCTGGCATCCTGCCGGGAGAGCCCGGGGGAATACCGGATCATGCAGGCGGTGGACGCCGTCAACATCAGGCTGGGCCGGGGTGCCATCAAGTACGCCGCCGCCGGCGTAGACCGGCCCTGGAGGATGAACCAGAAGAAGCTCTCGCCCCGCTATACCACAAACTGGTCGGACGTCCCGGTGGTGCGGGCCTGA